The genomic region CTTATCCCGACGATTGCCGTGCCCGTAGTTTTGTTGGGGACTTTCGCCGCGCTGGGGCTCTTTGGTTTTTCCATTAACATGTTGACGATGTTCGCCATGGTCCTGGCTATCGGTTTACTCGTAGATGACGCGATCGTCGTAGTCGAAAACGTAGAGCGCCTGATGCGGGAAGAGGGTCTCTCTCCGCGGGAGGCTGCCGCTAAATCCATGGAACAGATCACTCCCGCGCTGATCGGTATCGGGTTGGTCCTCTCGGCGGTCTTTGGGCCGATGGCGTTTTTCGCAGGTTCCACCGGTATTATTTACCGCCAGTTTTCTGTCACCATCATTGCTTCCATGCTTCTGTCGGTAGTTGTAGCCTTAATCCTGACTCCGGTCCTTTGCGCGACGTTCCTGAAACCGGTAGCCAAAGGCCATCAGCCTGCCGAAGGAGGGATCTGGCTGCTGCGGCCGTTCTTTAGCTGGTTTGACCGGAATTTTTTCCGGGTCCGCGACTTATATGTGCGTTTGGTAGGCCATTCTTTTAATAAGAGCGCGCGTTATATCTTTTTCTATTTTATAATCGTGGCAGCAATGTTATTCCTGCTTATCCGGATGCCTACGGGTTATCTGCCGGATGAGGACCAGGGAGTTTTAATTATTATGGGCAATTTACCTTCGGGTTCTACCCTGGAACAATCGGAAGCGGTAATGGAAAAGGTCAGGCAATATTTTATAGATAATGAAAAAGAAGCAGTTGAATCTATTTTAACTGCTTCCGGGATGAACCAGGCCGGCCGCGGACAGAATACCGGTTTGGCTTTTATCAAGCTTAAGGACTGGGATCTGCGCAAGAAGGCGGAGCTAAAGGCAGACGCGATAGCCGACCGGGCCATGAAGAAATTTATGTCTTATAAAGAGGCGCTGGTTTTTGTTTTTTCTCCCCCGGCAATCATTGAATTAGGCAGCGCTAAAGGTTTTGATTTCCAGCTGCAGGATCGCGGCGGCGCAGGGCACGGGAAGCTGATGGAAGCCCGGAATAAGCTCCTGGAGATGGCGTATAATGACCCGCGCTTAACCCGCGTGCGGGCAAACGGCCTGGAAGATGTGGCTCAATATAAGATTGATATAGATTGGGAGAAGGCCGGGAGCCTGGGTGTTTCGATTGCTGCTATTCAGGATGCGATTTCTACTGCTTTTGGCAGCAGCTATGTGAATGATTTTATTAAAGACGGCCGGATCAAGCACGTAGACATCCAGGCGGATGCTCCTTACCGTATGCTGCCCGAAGACCTGAAGCATCTTTATGTGCGTAACTCCCAGGGAAAGATGGTCCCTTATTCTTCGTTTGCCTCCGGCCACTGGATTTTCGGGTCTCCGAAATTAGAGCGTTACAATGCTTTCCCTTCTATTAATATCCTAGGCGAAGCAGCTAAGGGAAAAAGTTCAGGAGAAGCAATGAAGACTATGGAGCAGATTGCTGCTAAGCTTCCCCGGGAGTTTGGTTATGATTGGACCGGGCTTTCTTACCAGGAACGCCAGGCCGGAGCACAGACAGGCCCGCTTTATGTTTTTTCTATTCTGATCATCTTTTTGTGCGTGGCAGCGCTATATGAAAGCTGGAGTATCCCGATGGTTAATCTGTTAATGCTTCCGCTGGGCGTTTTCGGAGCGACGCTGGCAACGAGTTTACGCGGCATGCCTAATGACGTCTACTTCCAGATCGGGTTCTTGACTACCTTAGGGTTANNNNNNNNNNTCGACTAAAAATGCCATCCTGATCATCCAGTTCGCGCAACAGCGCCTGGAACACGGAGAAAAACTGGTTGAGGCAACTCTGGGAGCGGTCAGAACCCGTTTCCGGCCGGTTATCATGACCTCCATGGCTTTCTTCTTCGGTGTCTTGCCGCTGGCCATAACTACCGGCGCAGGAGCAGGCGCCCAGAATGCCATTGGAACGGCAGTTGTCGGCGGAATGCTTTCGGCTACCTTCATTGACCTTATCTTCATCCCATTG from Dehalococcoidia bacterium harbors:
- a CDS encoding efflux RND transporter permease subunit; protein product: MLSKFFLERPVFAWVIAIMIMVLGGLAVYTLPVAQYPPIAPPSIRISSLYTGASAETVENSVTQIIEQQMTGLDRMLYMSSSSDSSGMSAIELTFAPGTDPDIAWSKVQNKLQLAMPRLPDSVQRRGVSVQKSTHNYLIIVGLVSEDGSMNEIDLRDYMISVIQPVLARVPGVGEAEGMGSEYAMRVWFDPKKLTSFGLTVEDVAQALKNYNIEVSGGQFGGAPAVSGQRLNASIIVQSLLKTPEEFSNVPVRINPDGSVIRIKDVGRTELGSDQADIKVYFNKGQPAAALAIRQEPGANSLNTVDAIKAKMKELSRYFPQGMKVNYPYDTTPFTRVAIKEVVKTLAAAIVLVFLVMYVFMGNIRATLIPTIAVPVVLLGTFAALGLFGFSINMLTMFAMVLAIGLLVDDAIVVVENVERLMREEGLSPREAAAKSMEQITPALIGIGLVLSAVFGPMAFFAGSTGIIYRQFSVTIIASMLLSVVVALILTPVLCATFLKPVAKGHQPAEGGIWLLRPFFSWFDRNFFRVRDLYVRLVGHSFNKSARYIFFYFIIVAAMLFLLIRMPTGYLPDEDQGVLIIMGNLPSGSTLEQSEAVMEKVRQYFIDNEKEAVESILTASGMNQAGRGQNTGLAFIKLKDWDLRKKAELKADAIADRAMKKFMSYKEALVFVFSPPAIIELGSAKGFDFQLQDRGGAGHGKLMEARNKLLEMAYNDPRLTRVRANGLEDVAQYKIDIDWEKAGSLGVSIAAIQDAISTAFGSSYVNDFIKDGRIKHVDIQADAPYRMLPEDLKHLYVRNSQGKMVPYSSFASGHWIFGSPKLERYNAFPSINILGEAAKGKSSGEAMKTMEQIAAKLPREFGYDWTGLSYQERQAGAQTGPLYVFSILIIFLCVAALYESWSIPMVNLLMLPLGVFGATLATSLRGMPNDVYFQIGFLTTLGL
- a CDS encoding efflux RND transporter permease subunit, with protein sequence STKNAILIIQFAQQRLEHGEKLVEATLGAVRTRFRPVIMTSMAFFFGVLPLAITTGAGAGAQNAIGTAVVGGMLSATFIDLIFIPLFFILVTRFFSRRKQKPAQAVTVASNIIDSGEKH